GTACACAGGGATCTAAGACAGACAGAAGCAGCCTTTCCGTTTGACAGCTTTGATGGGGAAGGAAGCCTACCAAATATAGCCTGTAACAAAACATCCAGCTCAACTATCACGACAAGACTTTTCTTACTATTCTTACTGACAAAACAGCTCGCTGTACATCCTACAAGGCTACAATGACAACCACACACAAAGCAGGGCCCGTTTATGTAATTATGGGAGTTTTGCTGCCAAGCCCTTAATCACAGGTTAGGGCTATCTAATGTCAGGGCCGGTGGAGGGTAGATGTACGTACAAGGGATGGTATTGTGTCCCTCCAAGGGATTTCTAAAGGCTATATTGAGTCATTGAACGCTGTGATTCAGCAGAGATAATGgacatgtcccaaatggcaccctattctatagcacactacttttaaccaaggctctggtcagaagtagtgcactataaagggaatagggtgaaaTTTGGGACACACAGTGTTCAGTGCTCACTATGCCATATGGTGGTTTGCAAAGGGGTCACTGCACGGACACATAACCCTGGAATCAATACTGCCACTAATGGCTATGCATACCAGGCCAATTTCACTACGTATTGCCAAGAAATTAAGCTAAGCGACATTCAATCAAAACAGAAACCGCTGAATTCTTGAAGCACCAGCAGCGGAACTATTTTTGGAAGTGAACTTGGTGCACAATTCAATAACCTTCACAATGTCAGATTCAATTTGGGTCGAATTCCGAAGTAGTACAAAGATACATTTGGTGCAGAAATCAGAGTCGGAGCTATAAATAGCAAAGTAATTTCCATCAAAGCAAATAGCCTAAAATCTGATGAGGACTCCCTCACATTGATGTACACTAGATTTCAGCAAGACACTGGTACTGTAGGCTCAGGCTCTAGACACTGATCCTGTAGGCTAACATCCCTCTCTAACAGAACACCTTGTTACAGTGACTCACCCAACTCTCTCCTCTCCGCTGACGTGGAGTGGTCCTTTTTCAGCATCAGCTCCATCCGGGAGAAGTTCGCACTCTCTGCTGCCACTCCCTTCCTGACTCCGACTCCCCTCAGTGATGTGCTGGTCAGGGCGGTGGCGAACAGGTTGGTGTGGTGTGGGGGGTCCTGGGAGTTGGGGTCCATCTCATCTGTGGGCGTGAGgggctcctcttcctcctcctcctcactgtcTGAGCAGCCCGCCGGGTCTTCTCCCTGGCCTTCTGTGAACGGACCGTGGTCGGCCCCCGCAGGGATCCGGGAGAGCTTAGCGTAGTCTGCCTCAGAGCTTCCCATCCTGAACCAGGACTCTACAGGGTGGTGGCCCCGGGGCCCGGCACTGCCCTGGGTCAGGCGAGAGGGCCCCAGGCAGGACAGGGATGTCTCCTTGCGCTTGTACCTCTCggctgaggaagaggaggacgaggaagGGGAGTTGGCCGTGGCCTGgttgttggcactggtggtagtAGGGGTGGAGTCTCTTCCAAAGCGGCAGCGCTGCAGAGATTCGGCCATTCCAGCGCCGCTGGCTCCGCGTTCTCCTCTTCCCGATCCCGGGCTCTCGGTCATTCCCACTCCGCCTcggctcccccctcctccctcttccccatccTCCTCGGCACAGCGCTCTCTGtatttgtgtctgtgtttgtgtttgtgatgcCAGCCAAACGACAGCTCTGAGGACATAGTAGGGTAGAGCACGGGAGACCGGCCCCCACCCAGGAACTCCTGCCTCAGCAGCTTGTGTTTCTTTTTGTGAAATTTGGAGGGGTTGAGCAGGAGATGTGACGGGTGGTGGTGGTGCACGTAGGAAGGGGGAGGTGGCGGGTGGAAGGAGGGGGAATGATGGGAGTGGTGGGACGGGGCAGAAAGGGGGTTCTGGTGATGGGGGTACAGGGCGCTGGCTGGGGGGTATCCTCTGTAGTAGCCCAGACCAAGGGGACCAGAGGAGTAGGGAACACTGTAGGATGGGTGGTAGAACCCGCCGCTAGATAGCGGGAACCCCAGCCCGTGAACAAAGGGTACGTCTGACAATGACTCCCGCAGCTTGGGAGGGCGCCCGCGTTTCTTCTTCAGGTCTGGCTTGCGGACGTAGTGCAGAGAGTCACAGGGGTACGAGGGGTGGGGGGAGTAGTAGCCGCTGAAGTTGATCCTGAAGATTGTGGGGAGCAGGTCTCTGTGCAGGTAGTGATGCGGAGGGGGGCCACCATCGCCTCCCATGGTCCCAGCGGCCCTGCCACCCGACCCTGGTACTCTGCTCGCCCCTGCAGCTCCCGGGGGCATCCCCAGCCCACTGCCCAGTCTGTGAGCGGGGGTGCGGTGCGCTATCCGTATCTCACTCAGCCTCACCACAATCTCATCCAGCTCGGCCAAGAAGTCGGGGTCCTGGCGCCGGGAGCGCAGCTGCAGGTACTTCTTCTTGCGTTTGCGCTTCTGCCTCTTTAGCTTGTCGTAGCCCGGACAGCCGTGGCTCCGGCGCTTGCATTTGTGCTTGTGTTTCTCTTTGTGGCCCACTAGTGCGGAGGGAGGGGCTGCCGGGTGGGGCCTGCAGGGGTCGGGTGAGGACCTCACCCCCAGCGGTGACGGAGAGGGGTGCTCCAGTAGCACTGAGGACGAGTGTCTTAGTCCACCGTGAGGGTTCAGCCCAACTCCTACCCCCACAGCTGAGCCCATCACCCCTGGCATTAGCAGCCCACTGGCCATCCCAGGTGGCATCCCCACGCCGCAGGCCTTCTCTCCCCGGTCAGAAGTGCTGTTGTTGTCTGTTCCTATGCCGCTGTCGCTGGGTACAGTCTCCTCGCTATGAGACTCACTGACAGGCGAGGGGGTGGCTTCCTTCAGTTCACTCAGAGGTGCAGGGGATGTGGGGTGGAGAGGCCTGGGAGGGGATAGCTTACGGTAGTGGTAGTGCTGCctgtaatggtggtggtggtgatggtagccACGGCACGACTTCTTCTGGGAGGCCACAGCAGCCGAGGAGCCCAGAGTGCGAggggagggggctgagaacgtcGGGGGTGGGAAGGGGAACGAGTGGTGGACGTGGTGGGAGTGGAAGTGTGGGTGTGTCAGGAAGTGCACTGCCCCTGGCTCCACAAAGCAGGCATCACTGATGGGGCTCTGGCCTCCACTGGACagggagagcgagggggagggGAACACCTCAGCAGTGGGGAGatggtgctgctgctgctgagacTGGGACTGATGGTGGTGGATGGGCGATGTGGTGTTTGGGGACAGGAAAGGCCCCTCCGGGGGTGGTGTTGAAGCTGCCAATGAGGGGTTTGTTGATGCTTTAGGTTTGCGCCCTCTCCTTTTCCCCATGTATATTGTCCCCTTTTTGCTTACGTTGATCTGGGGTCCCAGTTTGCCACCGAAAGAAGCAGCCAAGGAGGATAGAGACTGGGTTGCAGCtgctacctggcccaccaccccacTGGCAGTTCCTCTGGGGGGCTCCTGCTCTGGTCTAGACCCTGGTCCCAATAGGATCTGGCTGAGGAACCGTTTGCGTTTCACACTCTTCATCTTATTGATCTTGCCTATGATGGTTTTCATGATGAGCTGCCCGTTGCCCTTGGTCCGGAACTGTTTCCCATCCCCCCCTTCCGGTGCCAGAGTGGGGGGCTGACCCTCCTGTGGCAAGGTGGGGGGCAGGCGTTTGGGTCGCCCCCGCTTCCTCGGCATAGGTTTGGGAGGATTTAGATCCACCTCCGGGTGGAGAACAGGGGGGTCCTGCTCCTCTTTCGACTTGTGTAAAGAAAAGACCTTGGATGGGACCAGTTTGTGAGGGGGACGTCCCCGAGTGGGGGCGTCCAGCCTGGGCATTTTAGACTTGGGGCGTCCCCTTTTCCTGGCTGGCTGTGGAAAGAGTTGAGACACGGCGGAAAGCTTGACCTTATTGGGGTTAGGCGGCCGTCCTACAGGCCTGCGTATAGGTGGGGGAGTATCAAGGCCTGAGGATAAAGGCACAATGGTTTCGCGCTGGTCAACTGGGCTGCCCTGGCCCGCCCTCTGTGACCGGTTCACTATTCTGGTCCAGCGGGGCTTTCTGCCTCGCCGCTTCTTCAGGGGTTTGTTGTCCTGCCCTGGAGGCGAGCCCGGTGACTCTTCTCCAGGGGACTCGTCTCTGAGAGGAAGGGGTGAACAGTCaccggctggctctggcggcgaGGCAGTCCATCTCACAGTCTCCAGAGGACTGAAGATCCCACTGGTGCGACCGTCCCTTTCCCTGTTGGGACTGCGTTTACAGGGGTTGGTACTGCGTTTACTGGGGTTGGGACTGCGTTTACTGGGGTTGGGACTGCGTTTACTGGGGTTGGGACTGCGTTTACTGGGGTTGGGACTGCGTTTACTGGGGTTGGGACTGCGTTTACTGGGGTTGGGACTGTGTTTACTGGGGTTGGGACTGTGTTTACTGGGGTTGGGACTGTGTTTACTGGGGTTGGGACTGCGTTTACTGGGGCTCAAGCTCTTGCTTCTCTCCCCTCTGAGTGACTGATTAGCCCCTTTAGTCTTGGACTCCTGCTTGCCGGATGCTGAAGGAGGGGGGCATTTGGATAAGTCTCTGGGGCCGTGCCGGTCACGCTCACTGCTGTCCCTCTCACTGCTGTCCCTCTCACTGCTGTCCCTCTCACTGCTGTCCCTCTCACTGCTGTCCCTCTCCTCTGCCTGGGATGGACTTCCTCTGTCTCTAGAGTGGTGTCCTTGAGAGGCTTGGGAGCCCTGGCGACATGACAGGCTCCCTGTCCTCTTCTCTGATGAGGAGCAGGATGACAAAcaagagggtgaggaggaggaagaggaggaggtggagtggGGTGGTGGGCAGTGAGTGAGACGGGACTGTGGCGGCTTCGCGCCATTACTGTTGCTGTCGTTGTTGTCCTTTGAAGTTGTTGCCAGGCGGCTATTGCCGTAGGTTAGCACAGGGCTGCTGCTGCgactgctgttgctgttgttactgctgccAGACTTGCCGGCTCCATCTGCCTCCTCTTTCCCAGGTGGGGTGGGTGACTTCTCCGAAACACAGTCTTTATTGTTCCTGGAGCCATAGGGGCGGCCAGGAGGGCGCGAGACAGGAGCGGGTGGAGCTAGGTGGACCGCTCTAGAATAGGTTGCCCTGTTGACCATAGCGCGGTCTCGCTGCTTTGGGGTGGGGGCCATAAAGTTAGAAGTGGTGTGGGTGGTGGGAGAGGGAGTTGTTTTGGGGGGTTTCACCTTGGTGGACTTTGAAGGAGGGCAGGTGGCGATGAGTTGCGCTAGTTTCTCAGTAACAGTAGGAGCACCCCAACTAGGAACGCCCCGGTCCTTCTCCTCCAGACCCTCACTGCTGTAAATGTACCCAGGAGGATTGCTAACACCTTCCACGCAGGGTTCCTGTGATGGGGGCGCAGGAGGGGAGGGCGAGGAGGTCAGACACTTGGTTTGGGGCATGGGCATCTTCTTCCCAGAGGCGTGGTAGGTTTTGCCATCTGCAGAAGGGCGGTGAAGATTCAGGGGTCTCTCCGTCGAGATGGCGGATTTCCCGTCCGACTTTGCCTCCGACTTGTCTGACTTGCAGGCCAGCTTTGGAGGACCCTGTGAAGAGGATACGATACAAATATTAAAATCTAAAAACCATTGATTGCAGAATGATAAGGCCTACCAGAAAGATAGCTCCTAGAAAGGTATGGTCGTGTTACACAAAATAATCTATTTTCTAGAATAACTATTTTGACATTTGTAATCTTCTGATACGTATCCAAACCCAGGCAATGCTTTCTGGTAATTACCTAGAGTAGAAAACCTATTAGAAGAAAATGAAGCTCTGAAAGAAGCATTTGACAACCACATAAAGCAGGCTTAAAGCACAACCCTGTCAATAAGTCAACCTAGACGGTGTACATGGAATCCAATCAGGTTTTGTTTAGTCCTATGTAAATTGCAGTTCATTGATGGGATTGTGTGTCCAATACTGCTTCCCAGTTCTGCCTCGAGGAAAAGATCCTCTAGACTCAATAACAATTATTAGGATCAGactgggacagaggagagagaggaaggagttgAGAAGCAGGGAATGATTGGAAGGGGAGACAAGCCAGAGTGGGACACAAAGAGAATACAGACAAAGAAACAGATGATTGTTCAAAATATGAAGTAAAAAAATCAGCTTTACAAGTATAACTTCTCAATTCAAACCAGCGAAACAATGCTAGAAGAGAAATTAGTGAACTGGCTGACAGTATTGCTTTGCCTCTTTTTGGCACAGTCCAAAGCCAGACAGGTCTTGTGGAATTCCTAACAGCCTCTTTAGTTAGGATACCTTGTTTGACAGGGATATGGTTTCTCGATCAAAGTCCTACCCTAATACATGCTTGCCTTGCTCACCCATTTAGCTGGAGTACTCCCATTCACACGACTGGGTGAAGTGGTGGAAGGCGAAGAAAcaggtggaggaggagtgggggCAGCAACAGCAGAGGGAGATGAAGACGGTGGGGTCGGTCGTTTATTGCCAagactctgctctctctccctgccatgTGTTGGGCTCTGGGTCTGGTTGACCCCGTCGCCTGCTCCGACTCCTCCGCGGCTCCCGCGGCCACCGCCGCGCCCGCTGGGTCTCACAGTGGCCCTGAAAGCCGGCCGACACACGTAGTTCTCCAGGATCTTGGGTGGCTTCTTCATGCGTTTGGCCTGCAGGCCAATCTTGAGTTTGACGTTGCCCTCATGGAGGCTAGTCTCTTTGACAGAAAACTGGGGTGACTGCTGCTGGTCACCGGAGCCCTCTCCACCTGCAGCTGAAGAAGAGTCTTTCTGCGAcacctctttctccttctcctcctcgtctTTCTTCCCaccccctccttccttctctcgcTCCCCTTGGGGAGCAGTGATTGGGAGGGGGGGTGGAGTAGCAGGCCCGCCCTGAGTCCTCAGATCCATCAGAGATttagggggtgaggggtgacTAACCAGGGAGGGATGTTTTGGACAGCAGGTACAGCTTCTAGGAAAAGGCAGCGGTCCAGGAAGAGACGGGATAGGGGTGAAGGGGGATGGGGATATTGGGGAAGCTAAAAAGCAATCCTTGCTCTGTGTCTTTTCTCCCTTCCTGGCTGCCGAGCCCTCTTTCTCCGTCCTTCAAGCTGTAGAGAGAATTACAGGTAGAGATGTGAGGGGGTAGAACAAGGTGGGGAATAGCAAAGAGAAAATACAAAGGTTTGATATTAGTCAGTCAACTGAACAAAAACACTGACTTTACTAATCACTGCGAGGCATCCTTTAGCATAGTAAATGAGCGAGGAGACGAGGTGAAATATTTGTAACATCTATTTGCTTAGCGGTTTTCCTTCTTCCCTCTGACTTTTTGTGATGTGTTCGTCCTTACGGCTTCCCTCAATCTGTGACCTATTTACACAGCTGGGTGTGTATTTGACAAGAGGTGTAGTTCTGATGCTCAAGGACTCAATAAGGTACAGGGTCTATACAGGGTCTATAATGTCACTATTAAGTGTCTGAGTAAGAGTACTGGTTTAGGGTCAGTtctgccttttagatcacaacGAATAAGAATACGTCAACAgtgggaacctgatcctagaccagcactctGAGCTCTGACCCTCAGATATGGTTACAGAGCATTATGGCTACTGTAGTGCATCATGCTACAGACCCCAGCACCCAGGTGATTTGTGATAAGCTGCTAAATGAACCAACCCCTCGTGGATCTCTCATTAGTTTCTGTGAAAATGTCTCTCAGATTGCTCTGAGCTTAGCGCTGCAGCAAGGTTCCTAATTGTGTTCTCGAAGGACGGACGTGTTCGTATGAAAGAAATGGTCCGCTCCGGCTCCCTACGCCACTGAATGATTTAATGCGGGCTCGCCCAAAGCAGGTGATTTCTCCGGGTGAAGTCATTTGGAGGCGATTCAGAACTGTGACCTCAGCACATTGGGCCCTCTGGGGGACAGAGGATCCAGCCGCTGTTCCCAGCCACTCCGGAGCagccaatgagagagagagcagcatgcTGACGGTTTCTCTGTGCCTGCCCTACTGTGGCAGAAAGCACTAACAGATTCATTTAGTGGAGCCAGAGCGTGCCTAAGGAAAGTCATCCAAGTCATCCGATAAAGCATTCAGAGTGCTAAAATCAACAATGTTCGGAAGCTTGAGAGAATACTTGTTCTGGATTGTTTTCTTTGTAGCTTCTAGGGCTTGGGGGAGGCAAGCTTTTTCTGCAGAATCACAACTGTGGGACAGAACTTGGGAGTCTTGCCTGTGCTTCCCTACGCCCACTTCTCCATGTTAACTTCAATTACTCACTCCACTTCGCCTCTAACTTCCACCATGCTCCCCCCGTTACACATACCACACTCAAATCACACCTCCCTCCTTTCTGCCCCACTCTCTTCTTTCTaccttccctctccctttccatcCCTCGCCTCTCTTTTACTCACTTGGAAAGCTCTAGGAACAGAGGACAAACTAGTCATTGGTTTCCTACTAATTGAAAACACATTTCTTTccccccacccttctctctctctctcctttccccatgTCCTTGCTTCACTCTGTGACAATCATTCCCCTATTTATTCTATACTCACTGCTTaaagtgttagtgtgtgtgcaaATTCATTGTGTAGCTTCCGCTGATCTGAGTGCTGGTATGCCAAAAGTAATTGGCTGTAGTAGCAAGGGATGTAAATGGCTACTGACACAAGACTAGAGTTAAGCATTACATTGAGTCAAAACATCTCTCCCAGTCTAAAAAGGTGTTCTGCTTGAACAGAATGACACTATGCCAATTACCTAGTTCAATATTTCCAAACAAACTGACCAAAGATTGTACTATTTTTTCTTCCTGCATATCAGGGCTACATCTCAATATATCAAAAAAGCTGATGGAGAGCAGCTCTAAAGAGTCCTCGTCCGCCCCGACACTCATTCTCAAGTCAGTGGGACAGTTATTCTCAGGACAGTGAAATAATGCGTTAGCCTACTACTCAAGAGATACAATTAACATTCAGAGAGAATACTCATGAGGTTTCAGAAGGAAATGTCACATTATTTCTATTAGGTTACATTTCAATGAAGAGCCAATGTCATATGTACATAGAGGTTTGGTAAAATCATGTGGGGAATAATACGACTAAAAAAAAGGAGAAGTTGGAGATCAAATAATCGTTTAACTTTTGCACACGTTGTTCCTAACTTCTGATTTCCCAATAGAGTAGTACTTAAAGCAGCCTCAACAGCATGCTCAGGATAGGAGGACCGATCTTAAAATGTTTTCATTATGAAACCATCATAGGCCGCTGACTCAATTATTGTAAATCTTTTCAAACTGTTATTAGTATCAGTTATAACTGACtcaggggctcccgagtggcgcaacagactaaggcgctgcatctcagtgatagaggcGCCAGTACAGACACTCTGGTTCAATTCCAAGCTgtttcacaaccggccatgattgggagtcccattgggcagcGCACGataggcccagcgtcgtccgggtttggccggtgtaggcagtcattgaaaaataagattttttcttaactgacttgtctagtttaataaaaggttcaatttaaaaaaaaatgtatatatatatatataaaacgttAAGAGACCAAAGCTTCAACCACAACCGCAGGTGATTCGATCTTTACCCATGTGTTGTAGCTAGACTGCTTACTTCCTAAACTCACAACAAATGCAACAACTACTGATTGACGTGACAATACTAAATAAGCTACAGTTTCTGATTTGTCTCAAGAACCATGATAACTCAGGTCCCAAACAGCTGTATTGTCCTAACTTATAGGGCAACTACCACTTATCAACCTCATTTCTTTATcgccagcacaataccagtgtaaACATATGTCAACGGCACATTTCTATATTTTGTAGCAAAAAATATCAAGTTAAAAAGTTCTAGCCGATGACATCAAAAGTTTACACCTTTTAAAAATAGTGCAAACACAGATTTGCAGTGACATGGGGAGCAAGAAAATACAGTCCCTTGGGCTACCAACTagttgcaggttttgaaaatctCCACTTTTAATTCAAGCCTGTGATGTAAGAGAAGCAttttatttttaccttgtctTTAACCACAGACAATAGATTCCCACcgttttcatatatatatatatatatatatatatatatatatatatatatatatatatatatatatacatacatatagtgtatatatatacatacatacacacacacacaaaatgtgtgTCGACACcccatcaaattagtggatttggttaTTTTAGCCACAACAGTTgcggacaggtgtataaaattgagcacagccatgcaatttccatagtcaaacattcgcagtagaatggccttactgaagagatcagtgactttcaacgtggcactatcataggatgccacctttccaacaagtcagtcggTCAAAtatctgctctgctagagctgccccggtcaactgtaagtgctgtgattgtgaagtggaaatgtcaaagagcaacaacagctcagccacgaagtggtaggacacacaagcgcatagcgtgtaaaaataatctgtcctcggtttcaacactcactacggagttccaaactgcctctggaagcaacatcagcacaataactaaaCTTCAggagcatcatgaaatgggttttcatggtcGAACAGCTGCACACGCCTAAAAACcccatacgcaatgccaagcgtcggctagagTAGTGTAAAGCTaaccgctattggactctggagcagtggaaacgtgttctctggagtgatgaatcacgcttcaccatctggcagtccgatggacgaatctaggtttggcagataccaggagaaagctacctgcccgaatgtatagtgccaaatgtcaagtttggtggagggctaggccccttagttccagtgaagggatatcttaatgctacagcatacaatgactttctagaggattctgtgcttccaactgtggCAACAGTTAGGGGGaaagccttttcctgtttcagcatgacaatgcccccatgcacaaagcgagatccatacagaaatactttgtcaagatcggtgtggaagaacttgactggcctgcacagagccctgacctcaaccccatcgaacacctttgggatgaattggaacaccgactgcgagccaggcctaatcacccaaccatcagtgcccaacctcactaatgctcttgtggctgaataaaatcaagtcccagcagcaatgacCCAACATCTAGcagaaagccttcacagaagagtgaaggctgttatagcagcaaaaatgggatcaactccatattaacgcccatgattttcaaatgagatgttcgacaaacaGGTGTCCatgtacttttggtcatgtagtgtatgtagaaACTGGTTTGGCGCTGAAGAAGAACATCGCTTTACAATATCAAATCACCTCATGCGAGAACGTTTGATCGTCATGCATTGTAATGACGGGTGCAGGGCATTGTGAGCACAAGAGATATCCATCAAAGTACATAGTTCATAATAAAAGATTGACAATATCAACAGCTACAATAGTACGTATATCTTTCAGATTATGCATCCACTCACCTCCGTAGGAGTCCAAAAACTGTGTTCACATTATCTGGATCGAAATCCCCCCTTCGTGGGTATCAACATGGTCGCCACAGTATATGCCCCACTGCTGATTTGCCAAAAACCCAAAGATTAGAGAAATATCAAAATTATACATCCATTCCGATTTTGGGAGATCAATTACGAATCCTGACATGTCCCAAAAATGTACCCATTTAGAACTATTTTGCATCAACTGACTATTTGACTTGATAATAGAACTGCTGTAATAAGCAAAGTGGTCAGCTATAGCTAAACTGCTCATTCATATTCTAGTTAACGTTATAGTTTAGCAGTGACCCCAACCGACGTCCTAACACGATATTGCTAACGAGAGAAatataacaaaaaaacagaaagtTAGACAGACGCCAAAAAGAAGTAAATTATTACATTGTTGCCAATTCTAGAATGACCATTTTTGGAACGAGGCAACAAAATATCGCCGGTGCAGTAGCGACTATTTACAATGTATAGGAGGACAGTGTTTATTTTGTAACAAGCTATATGGGTCGTCCAATAACAACCTATGCTACAATGTATCAATGGTGTTCGCTAGCAAGCCATCATCTGTGCTGCCTTGCTGGGATAACTTACATTTCCAGCAACGTGGCCGTAGTTGTGGGAAATGTATCCATCTGACAGCTTTACATAATTTGATAGTCTGCGTTTATTTGCATAATGTTCACAAATATGCTAATACAAACTAAACCAAATAACGGAATAACCTGTCATTTTTGGGTAGCGACTCGTGCTATCTTTGTAGCTAAAGCTAAACTATGACGGCTAACGATGCAATATTATTTAGCAGGCACGCTAGCGAGTCAGCTAGTTCAGACATGCCTTAGAATACTCTTCTATCGAAGGAGTAGAGACAAATGCAATAGCAACATTTAAGGAAGCAGATATTTAAATAAAATAGATGCAGCGTTATTTAAAAAAGACGAACTGTCAACAAAATGGCGGCTGCGTTGAATCAACAGAGCCCCGAAATggatctctctctatttcttgtCCCTCGCCCTGTTTTTTTTCCTCACAGCAATTGGTATCCTTGATATCTCCAAACACGAATGGACTCTTCTCCAAGACAACGTTAGCTGAGCCGAGACGTGTCGTAATGGGCCTCAGTCATTAATCGGGCCTCCATGTCTGCTAAGGCCGTATCGTCTCTGTCAGTTCAACACGGGCATTCTCAGTCACACgagggatggggagggggggggggggggggggggggggggtgtaatcaCTAGTTAAGACAGCCACAGTCATAAACTCCGCCTATAAATAt
This region of Salvelinus namaycush isolate Seneca chromosome 32, SaNama_1.0, whole genome shotgun sequence genomic DNA includes:
- the ash1l gene encoding histone-lysine N-methyltransferase ASH1L; the encoded protein is MDLRTQGGPATPPPLPITAPQGEREKEGGGGKKDEEEKEKEVSQKDSSSAAGGEGSGDQQQSPQFSVKETSLHEGNVKLKIGLQAKRMKKPPKILENYVCRPAFRATVRPSGRGGGRGSRGGVGAGDGVNQTQSPTHGREREQSLGNKRPTPPSSSPSAVAAPTPPPPVSSPSTTSPSRVNGSTPAKWGPPKLACKSDKSEAKSDGKSAISTERPLNLHRPSADGKTYHASGKKMPMPQTKCLTSSPSPPAPPSQEPCVEGVSNPPGYIYSSEGLEEKDRGVPSWGAPTVTEKLAQLIATCPPSKSTKVKPPKTTPSPTTHTTSNFMAPTPKQRDRAMVNRATYSRAVHLAPPAPVSRPPGRPYGSRNNKDCVSEKSPTPPGKEEADGAGKSGSSNNSNSSRSSSPVLTYGNSRLATTSKDNNDSNSNGAKPPQSRLTHCPPPHSTSSSSSSSPSCLSSCSSSEKRTGSLSCRQGSQASQGHHSRDRGSPSQAEERDSSERDSSERDSSERDSSERDSSERDRHGPRDLSKCPPPSASGKQESKTKGANQSLRGERSKSLSPSKRSPNPSKHSPNPSKHSPNPSKHSPNPSKRSPNPSKRSPNPSKRSPNPSKRSPNPSKRSPNPSKRSTNPCKRSPNRERDGRTSGIFSPLETVRWTASPPEPAGDCSPLPLRDESPGEESPGSPPGQDNKPLKKRRGRKPRWTRIVNRSQRAGQGSPVDQRETIVPLSSGLDTPPPIRRPVGRPPNPNKVKLSAVSQLFPQPARKRGRPKSKMPRLDAPTRGRPPHKLVPSKVFSLHKSKEEQDPPVLHPEVDLNPPKPMPRKRGRPKRLPPTLPQEGQPPTLAPEGGDGKQFRTKGNGQLIMKTIIGKINKMKSVKRKRFLSQILLGPGSRPEQEPPRGTASGVVGQVAAATQSLSSLAASFGGKLGPQINVSKKGTIYMGKRRGRKPKASTNPSLAASTPPPEGPFLSPNTTSPIHHHQSQSQQQQHHLPTAEVFPSPSLSLSSGGQSPISDACFVEPGAVHFLTHPHFHSHHVHHSFPFPPPTFSAPSPRTLGSSAAVASQKKSCRGYHHHHHHYRQHYHYRKLSPPRPLHPTSPAPLSELKEATPSPVSESHSEETVPSDSGIGTDNNSTSDRGEKACGVGMPPGMASGLLMPGVMGSAVGVGVGLNPHGGLRHSSSVLLEHPSPSPLGVRSSPDPCRPHPAAPPSALVGHKEKHKHKCKRRSHGCPGYDKLKRQKRKRKKKYLQLRSRRQDPDFLAELDEIVVRLSEIRIAHRTPAHRLGSGLGMPPGAAGASRVPGSGGRAAGTMGGDGGPPPHHYLHRDLLPTIFRINFSGYYSPHPSYPCDSLHYVRKPDLKKKRGRPPKLRESLSDVPFVHGLGFPLSSGGFYHPSYSVPYSSGPLGLGYYRGYPPASALYPHHQNPLSAPSHHSHHSPSFHPPPPPSYVHHHHPSHLLLNPSKFHKKKHKLLRQEFLGGGRSPVLYPTMSSELSFGWHHKHKHRHKYRERCAEEDGEEGGGGSRGGVGMTESPGSGRGERGASGAGMAESLQRCRFGRDSTPTTTSANNQATANSPSSSSSSSAERYKRKETSLSCLGPSRLTQGSAGPRGHHPVESWFRMGSSEADYAKLSRIPAGADHGPFTEGQGEDPAGCSDSEEEEEEEPLTPTDEMDPNSQDPPHHTNLFATALTSTSLRGVGVRKGVAAESANFSRMELMLKKDHSTSAERRELGNTSGVQTRGDHSAPEDHLMQQQHHNHHPLFHSLSSSSACPSHCGHDSPSQGCCLDNDASLQHHSHRAQPSKHSLHHVNKILRAKKLQRQARTGNNVVKKRGPGRPRKHPLPSPPPSPPPLAEVTQTRHRDRGGGSGGGACKEDTVTDAIESVVQGQRRKGQKRKHWERDRDEDEEEEGGGEEVGEGEKVEERALDREVNLGGLGMRSRAGGGRGWLTQEELQRFRSALEGKPDGPSSPEPPGTVSMEQAPPMPITSLREKRAARPPKKKYQKAGLYSDVYKTADPRSQILQLKKEKLEYTPGEHEYGLFPAPIHVGKYLRQKRIDFQLPYDILWLWKHDQLYEKPDVPLYKKIRSNVYVDVKPVSGYEATTCNCRPSGEAVDRGCLDECLNRMSFAECSPGTCPCGEQCDNQHIQRHEWVQCLERFRAEGKGWGIRTKEPLRSGQFIIEYLGEVVSEHEFRSRMMEQYFAHSGQYCLNLDSGMVIDSYRMGNEARFINHSCEPNCEMQKWSVNGVYRIGLFALRDMSSGTELTYDYNFHSFNTEEQQVCKCGSEGCRGIIGGKSQRINGMPGKTGGARRLGRLKEKRKSKHQLKKREEESSDSSKFYPHLLMKPMSNRERNFVLKHRVFLLRNWEKMREKQELLKREGEREASGGLSIYTRWGGVIRDDGNIKSDVFLTQFSALQTSRSVRTRRLAAAEENTEVTRTARLAHIFKEICDMITSYKDSAGQTLAAPLVNLPSRKRNTQYYEKVSDPLDLSTIEKQITTGHYKTVEAFDTDMLKVFRNAEKYYGRKSSVGRDVCRLRKAYYGARHEAAVQIDEIVGETASEADSSDSLERDHAHHHHGGGWPGTHDKDDDIIRCICGMYKDEGLMIQCEKCMVWQHFDCMRLEAEVEHYLCDQCDPRPVDREVPMLPQPSYAQSGSIYHICLLRDELLLHQGDCVYLMRDSRRTPEGQPVRQSYRLLSHVNRDKLDIFRIEKLWKSEKGERFAFGHHYFRPHETHHSPSRRFYHNELFRVPLYEIIPLEAVVGTCCVLDLYTYCKGRPKGVKEQDVYICDYRLDKSAHLFYKIHRNRFPVCTKPYAFNHFPKRLAPKRDFSPHYVPDNYKRNGGRSAWKSERPKGACEDDASPCDQVDNFCPESENGRGVEGDMDAAQEETTLPAAAQPPQPVGPGEGEEEEGGQEVEEHRELEEGAAEIGVDMLELLPSMSSSPLHHSGLGRREAQRDRLNKILLDLLHRSPNKNAIDVTYLLEEGSGRRLRRRTLGFGDFVGRK